Proteins from a genomic interval of Cottoperca gobio chromosome 8, fCotGob3.1, whole genome shotgun sequence:
- the mpp3a gene encoding MAGUK p55 subfamily member 3 isoform X2 codes for MKEAMPVLTAGAGLHETLALLTSQLRPDANHKEDMVFLKDVFSERSLGYLMKIHEKLRQYERQSPIPVLHSASSLAEDVAEELQSGPMSTEEKELLLLLTSPHLKAVLSVHDTVAQKNFDPVLPPLPDDFEDELEEESVKIVRLVKNKEPLGATIRRDEATGVVIVARIMRGGAADRSGLVHVGDELREVNGVSVIHKRPDEISQLLSQSQGSITLKIIPAIKEEDRLKDSKVYMRALFDYIPLEDKATPCQEAGLPFKRGDILQVVTQDDHTWWQAKRVGDSNLRAGLIPSKLFQERRLAYRTKMGTLPNPKSPKKPVYDQGCDKEDCDCEGYFNGQYIAGLRRSFRLSRKDRQGSSGEGSDPGDSDYMTYEEVTRYQQRPNERPRLVVLIGSLGARINELKQRVIAENPHRFAVAVPHTTRPKKPHEKEGVEYHFVTKQQFDADALNNKFIEHGEYKENQYGTSIEAIRSVQAKNKMCVVDVQPEALKRLRTAEFKPYVIFVKPRVPESRRRRSAATSPGGGEHGRVTDDDLQEMRQSAVQIDQQYGHLVDRVLIKEDSASACAELRGILERLERESFWVPLNWVRT; via the exons ATGAAAGAAGCCATGCCGGTCCTCACAGCAGGAGCGG GGCTACATGAAACGTTGGCCCTGCTGACCTCTCAGCTGCGGCCCGATGCCAATCACAAAGAGGACATGGTCTTCCTCAAAGACGTCTTCAGTGAGAGGAGCTTGGGATACCTCATGAAG attCATGAGAAGTTGAGACAGTATGAGAGACAGAGTCCAATACCGGTCCTTCACAGTGCCTCTTCTCTGGCAGAAGAT GTggcagaggagctgcagagcggACCGATGAGCACCGAGGAGAaggagctgctgctcctgctgacgTCACCTCATCTCAAG GCCGTTCTCTCGGTGCATGACACCGTCGCACAGAAGAACTTCGATCCCGTGCTACCGCCGCTGCCGGATGATTTTGAGGATGAGCTGGAGGAAGAGTCTGTGAAGATTGTCCGGCTAGTGAAGAACAAAGAACCTCTG GGAGCCACCATCAGGCGGGATGAAGCCACTGGGGTGGTGATCGTGGCTCGGATCATgagaggaggagcagctgaCCGAAGCG GTTTGGTGCATGTGGGAGATGAACTCAGGGAGGTCAACGGAGTCTCTGTGATCCACAAAAGGCCTGATGAGATCAGTCAGCTGCTG TCCCAGTCCCAGGGCTCCATCACTCTAAAGATAATCCCTGCCATCAAAGAAGAGGACCGCCTGAAGGACAGCAAG GTGTACATGAGAGCCTTGTTTGACTACATCCCACTGGAAGACAAAGCGACGCCGTGCCAAGAAGCGGGACTTCCCTTCAAGCGGGGAGACATCCTGCAGGTCGTGACGCAAGACGACCACACGTGGTGGCAGGCCAAGCGTGTGGGAGACAGCAACCTGCGGGCCGGACTCATCCCGTCCAAACTGTTCCAGGAGAG GCGACTGGCCTACAGGACGAAAATGGGCACACTCCCGAATCCAAAATCCCCTAAAAAGCCTGTCT ATGACCAAGGATGTGATAAAG AGGACTGTGACTGTGAGGGCTATTTCAATGGACAGTACATAG CTGGATTACGGAGGAGTTTCCGGCTGAGTCGTAAGGACAGACAAGGGTCCTCTGGAGAGGGCTCTGACCCTGGAGACAGCGACTACATGACTTATGAAGAGGTGACCCGCTACCAGCAGAGGCCCAACGAGAGGCCCCGCCTGGTGGTTCTTATCG GATCTCTTGGAGCTCGAATCAATGAACTCAAACAGCGGGTGATTGCTGAAAACCCTCACCGCTTCGCAGTGGCTGTACCAC ATACCACCAGGCCCAAGAAGCCTCACGAGAAGGAGGGTGTGGAGTACCACTTTGTCACCAAACAGCAATTTGATGCAGATGCTTTAAACAACAA GTTCATAGAGCACGGGGAATACAAGGAGAACCAGTATGGCACAAGTATAGAGGCTATCCGCTCTGTGCAGGCCAAGAATAAGATGTGTGTAGTGGATGTGCAGCCTGAG GCCCTGAAGAGGCTGCGGACAGCAGAGTTCAAGCCCTATGTAATATTTGTCAAACCTCGAGTTCCTGAGAGCAGACGTCGCCGCAGCGCTGCCACTTCACCAGGAGGGGGAGAGCATGGCCGCGTCACA GACGATGACCTCCAAGAGATGCGTCAGTCTGCCGTTCAGATCGATCAGCAGTACGGGCACCTGGTGGACCGGGTCCTGATCAAGGAGGACTCAGCCAGTGCCTGTGCAGAACTGCGAGGCATCTTGGAAAGGCTGGAGCGAGAGTCCTTCTGGGTGCCTCTCAACTGGGTGCGGACCTAA
- the mpp3a gene encoding MAGUK p55 subfamily member 3 isoform X1 has protein sequence MKEAMPVLTAGAGLHETLALLTSQLRPDANHKEDMVFLKDVFSERSLGYLMKIHEKLRQYERQSPIPVLHSASSLAEDVAEELQSGPMSTEEKELLLLLTSPHLKAVLSVHDTVAQKNFDPVLPPLPDDFEDELEEESVKIVRLVKNKEPLGATIRRDEATGVVIVARIMRGGAADRSGLVHVGDELREVNGVSVIHKRPDEISQLLSQSQGSITLKIIPAIKEEDRLKDSKVYMRALFDYIPLEDKATPCQEAGLPFKRGDILQVVTQDDHTWWQAKRVGDSNLRAGLIPSKLFQERRLAYRTKMGTLPNPKSPKKPVYDQGCDKEDCDCEGYFNGQYIVSPKCKAVAPSCGQVFSWEFYSAGLRRSFRLSRKDRQGSSGEGSDPGDSDYMTYEEVTRYQQRPNERPRLVVLIGSLGARINELKQRVIAENPHRFAVAVPHTTRPKKPHEKEGVEYHFVTKQQFDADALNNKFIEHGEYKENQYGTSIEAIRSVQAKNKMCVVDVQPEALKRLRTAEFKPYVIFVKPRVPESRRRRSAATSPGGGEHGRVTDDDLQEMRQSAVQIDQQYGHLVDRVLIKEDSASACAELRGILERLERESFWVPLNWVRT, from the exons ATGAAAGAAGCCATGCCGGTCCTCACAGCAGGAGCGG GGCTACATGAAACGTTGGCCCTGCTGACCTCTCAGCTGCGGCCCGATGCCAATCACAAAGAGGACATGGTCTTCCTCAAAGACGTCTTCAGTGAGAGGAGCTTGGGATACCTCATGAAG attCATGAGAAGTTGAGACAGTATGAGAGACAGAGTCCAATACCGGTCCTTCACAGTGCCTCTTCTCTGGCAGAAGAT GTggcagaggagctgcagagcggACCGATGAGCACCGAGGAGAaggagctgctgctcctgctgacgTCACCTCATCTCAAG GCCGTTCTCTCGGTGCATGACACCGTCGCACAGAAGAACTTCGATCCCGTGCTACCGCCGCTGCCGGATGATTTTGAGGATGAGCTGGAGGAAGAGTCTGTGAAGATTGTCCGGCTAGTGAAGAACAAAGAACCTCTG GGAGCCACCATCAGGCGGGATGAAGCCACTGGGGTGGTGATCGTGGCTCGGATCATgagaggaggagcagctgaCCGAAGCG GTTTGGTGCATGTGGGAGATGAACTCAGGGAGGTCAACGGAGTCTCTGTGATCCACAAAAGGCCTGATGAGATCAGTCAGCTGCTG TCCCAGTCCCAGGGCTCCATCACTCTAAAGATAATCCCTGCCATCAAAGAAGAGGACCGCCTGAAGGACAGCAAG GTGTACATGAGAGCCTTGTTTGACTACATCCCACTGGAAGACAAAGCGACGCCGTGCCAAGAAGCGGGACTTCCCTTCAAGCGGGGAGACATCCTGCAGGTCGTGACGCAAGACGACCACACGTGGTGGCAGGCCAAGCGTGTGGGAGACAGCAACCTGCGGGCCGGACTCATCCCGTCCAAACTGTTCCAGGAGAG GCGACTGGCCTACAGGACGAAAATGGGCACACTCCCGAATCCAAAATCCCCTAAAAAGCCTGTCT ATGACCAAGGATGTGATAAAG AGGACTGTGACTGTGAGGGCTATTTCAATGGACAGTACATAG TCTCTCCTAAGTGTAAAGCAGTGGCGCCCTCCTGTGGCCAGGTGTTTTCCTGGGAATTTTATTCAG CTGGATTACGGAGGAGTTTCCGGCTGAGTCGTAAGGACAGACAAGGGTCCTCTGGAGAGGGCTCTGACCCTGGAGACAGCGACTACATGACTTATGAAGAGGTGACCCGCTACCAGCAGAGGCCCAACGAGAGGCCCCGCCTGGTGGTTCTTATCG GATCTCTTGGAGCTCGAATCAATGAACTCAAACAGCGGGTGATTGCTGAAAACCCTCACCGCTTCGCAGTGGCTGTACCAC ATACCACCAGGCCCAAGAAGCCTCACGAGAAGGAGGGTGTGGAGTACCACTTTGTCACCAAACAGCAATTTGATGCAGATGCTTTAAACAACAA GTTCATAGAGCACGGGGAATACAAGGAGAACCAGTATGGCACAAGTATAGAGGCTATCCGCTCTGTGCAGGCCAAGAATAAGATGTGTGTAGTGGATGTGCAGCCTGAG GCCCTGAAGAGGCTGCGGACAGCAGAGTTCAAGCCCTATGTAATATTTGTCAAACCTCGAGTTCCTGAGAGCAGACGTCGCCGCAGCGCTGCCACTTCACCAGGAGGGGGAGAGCATGGCCGCGTCACA GACGATGACCTCCAAGAGATGCGTCAGTCTGCCGTTCAGATCGATCAGCAGTACGGGCACCTGGTGGACCGGGTCCTGATCAAGGAGGACTCAGCCAGTGCCTGTGCAGAACTGCGAGGCATCTTGGAAAGGCTGGAGCGAGAGTCCTTCTGGGTGCCTCTCAACTGGGTGCGGACCTAA